GCAGCCTTGCAAAACTCCATGACACCACAGACTACGACTTCGCCCTAGTCGGAACCATAAACGGTTACCGCGACCAATTCGACATACTAGAAGTCGGAGCCGAAGAACTAGTCCTTATCGTCCCCAACAACCACGAACTCACAAGGCAAGAAAGCGTCACGCTAAACCAAATCCTGCCGTACCCCTACATTAACCGTGGTGAAAACTCGGGAACCCGCAAGGAAATTGAAAAGATGTTTATAGCCGCAGGTATTCCGCTTTCGCAGCTTCGGACGACGTTGGAGCTTGGAAGCACCCAGTCCGTGATAACCGCGGTTTCCCAAGGCAGAGGCATAAGCGTAATCTCCTCCACCGCCTCCAAACAAGCCCAAGACGCAGGGCTAATCAAAATCCTTCCAATCACAGGCGTAAACTCCAAACGCAAACTCTACATGATACGCTCCAAACGACCCCTACTCAAAACCTCCGAGGTCTTCTGGACATTTTGCAAGCAAGCAGTTTTAGAAAAGCCTCTTGAAGCTGCCGCTAACGCTTAACTACCCGCCCCCACACCCTCCGCGGGGCGTCTTTGCGGTTATTCTTCGTCGAGTTTGACGTAGATTTTTCCTGCTTTGATTTTCCATTCGTATTTTAGCAGTTTCATGTCGGGGTCTTCTTCGTATTCGCTTGTTTCAAGGTTGAAGCGCCAGTCGTGGCAGGGGCAGATGATTACGTCTCCGTCGAGGGCGCCGCCTGAAAAACCGCAGCTCATATGCGGGCAACGGTTGTCTATGGCGTAGATTTTCCCTTTTGTTCTGATTAACAAGACGGGTTCGCCGTCAACGCGCACCAGCTTCATAGAACCTTCTGTTAATTCGGATTCATCTAACGCTGGAAAAAACATGTCGTCGTTACCGCTCATTTAGTTTTAACCTCACTTGCCTTTTCAGATGGGTGTTCTCTTAGATTAATGTGGCGCGGCTGACCTGCTGGGGTGTTGGCATTAGTGTTATATATTGCTTGGTGCTTATGGTTTTTTAGGTGTATTGTTTTGGCTGATGAATTTGTTTGGGATAAAGCTGTTATTTGTGTTTTCAGGGAACGTTTTGAGAATCATGAGGCTGACCCGTTTGTGGTTGTCCGCTGCAAAAAACTTGTCGTGTGCAAGTCTGAGGACGGCAAGTTAGCTGGCAGTATAACTGATTTCTTTACGCTAATGGGTGATGCGGATTACATCTCTTCTCCTGAGGGCATGGCTGACCAGTATGTTATGTGCTGGTTTGACGACAACGAATCCGACACAACCAAAGACCTGCGCAGACTACGCGGCGTAACCTTCCCCACAAAACCCACATACACCACAGGAGCCGCAAACAAACGAACCTACAACGCAACCTTCAAAGCAGAACAAGGCAAACTCAAATAAAAACAACCAACCCCCACCTGCTTTGTTTCAACATAAAATCCGCAAGCTCAAAACACACTTTTTCTCCATCCACAAGTGTTCTATACCCTGTTTTGATGTTGTTTTTCGCGTTTTTCATGAACTTACTCTTAAATATAACCACTGAAATTCTATTTGAGTAAGGTCAAGGGTATGGTAGACCAAAAGTTACGCGCAACTATGATTACTGGAAGGACGATTGACCAGGGTGTTGGAAAAGAATTGGGCAAAGGTTCACAAGAATACTTTGACAGCGCCGCGGTCTGTTTCCTAGATAAATCCGACATGGTAAAGTTTGGTATAAGAAACCGCTCTATTGTTCGGGTGACTTCAAAGTTTGGTTCAGTGATAGTTAAAGCTAAAAAGTTTCCACGTGGATCCATGCCTGGAATGGCTTTTATGCCGTGCGGTTTATGGGCAAACGCCGTGTGCGGCGATGACACCTACAGCATGGGCATGCCTCTGTTCAAGGGGTTCCCCGTTGAAATTGAACTTGCCCCTAATGAAACCATCTTAAACCTAGATGAGCTTTTG
This DNA window, taken from Candidatus Bathyarchaeota archaeon, encodes the following:
- a CDS encoding LysR family transcriptional regulator, which gives rise to MRLEYLRTYLTVDRTGSFSVAAKELGTSQGTVSNHIAALEEFFEAELFKRTAKGVEVTAAGAILKNRAHKLLDDFEATKAEISVTKQKLSGVIKILASTIPGEHILPSLLAEFQKLYPQVKFRIKAEDSLSSLAKLHDTTDYDFALVGTINGYRDQFDILEVGAEELVLIVPNNHELTRQESVTLNQILPYPYINRGENSGTRKEIEKMFIAAGIPLSQLRTTLELGSTQSVITAVSQGRGISVISSTASKQAQDAGLIKILPITGVNSKRKLYMIRSKRPLLKTSEVFWTFCKQAVLEKPLEAAANA
- a CDS encoding molybdopterin dinucleotide-binding protein is translated as MVDQKLRATMITGRTIDQGVGKELGKGSQEYFDSAAVCFLDKSDMVKFGIRNRSIVRVTSKFGSVIVKAKKFPRGSMPGMAFMPCGLWANAVCGDDTYSMGMPLFKGFPVEIELAPNETILNLDELLKKEFGRSCD
- a CDS encoding Rieske (2Fe-2S) protein, with product MSGNDDMFFPALDESELTEGSMKLVRVDGEPVLLIRTKGKIYAIDNRCPHMSCGFSGGALDGDVIICPCHDWRFNLETSEYEEDPDMKLLKYEWKIKAGKIYVKLDEE